Genomic window (Ostrea edulis chromosome 9, xbOstEdul1.1, whole genome shotgun sequence):
tccccatttagtcgcctattacgacaagaaagggggtaatgaggacttattctaacctggattcccACGGTATCCGGTGTGAAGAGGCATATATCACCTTGCTATGAAGTGTAATCATACGCAGTGATTTGTCttttttcaaaagttgaaagGGCATTTTCGAGATATAACGTTCCACAATGACGACCCCAGTGAATGGTCCTCGATTCTTGTCGAGTTGTTGATACACTATAACCGACACTGTACTGTATAAAATTCTTCACTCCAAGTCAGAATGATTAGAGTTTTACTTTGTTTATACATACATCATCAATCATACTGGCGGTGTTATAATAAGCTAACACTTGAGTCAGTGATTGGCGATTTcatgtaaacaaagttctacaagcGATTGCGAAATTGTCGATGAATCGATATGAACTGATATACTTACGGTGGCCGTGTGTTCCCCCTGGGGAGGTACTATATTCATTTTCTGGCCCATGTCCTGTGGGGGCACAATGCCTGCTATTTGATTCCCCATTCTTCTCTAATTTGACAGATACCGAAGGCGTTAAAAGATCACAGGTCGCCAACTGTGTTATTTAATTTACTATTGTACCTGTTATTGACCTATGAAGAAATTCCATTTAACAGGTCGTAAACTATCATGGATTATTCTGACATAATACCCGAATGAATGTTGTCCATGAATGTGCTGGTCATGACCTACTCGAATTGAACTGTGAACTTATGCTTTTAAAACgtgtaagtttttttttctagttttGAAGCAATGACAGACTAATGCAAAAGCATAGTTCCCCTTTACGTCAAAACTTGTATGGTATTTCATATtggttaataaattatgaccctaaattatatatacccgtatatactcgcctataagtcggatttttgggagttaaattttggtccagAGCTCTATGTTCGACTAATAGGAATGCCCTAAGATGATTGGTATTTTTTTAGGATGgcataatgttttaaacaacaaaaacatggatgaaataaacaaaatagtaacagTTTAATTTGCTgagaataaaaatttaaatatcgaTGTCATTTTCCAAAACATTATTGGAACATGGATAAATGCATaagagtattgatatgaaattgatttgctggtaaaaaaaaaattaaatatcggcgcatttctcaaaatagaatttgaaacacaggtaagaagattagagcattgatttgaaattgtcaaccgattcttgaaaaaagtgagaccgacttataaatgggtcaatggcaaatccctccaaaataacctaAACACTATACAACCAAATTATAAGCGAATCAACTtctaggcgagtatatacggtataatCTATACATCCTGGTATTGgtacacaaaacatgctctgaacAGGTGCCCCTTTCTTGCTTTGACTTTCTCTCGTTTGAGGAGGGGATTTAGAAACTGTTTAGATTTATCTCTGACCCTGAGGATGACGAAAGAAAATCTGAACCAGATCCTGCTCCTCCAAGTACACCACAACCTCCCCCCAGAACATCCACAATCTCTCCCCCCACCCCCAGAACATCCACAACCTCCTCCCCCAGAACATCCACCCCCCAGAACATCCACAACCTCCCCCCAGAACATCCACAACCTCACCCCCAGAACATCCACACCCCACCGAACATCCACAACCTCCCCCCCCCAGAACATCCACAACCTCACCCCAGAACATCCACAACCTCCCCCAGAACACCCACAACCTCCCCCAGAACATCCACAACCTCCCTCCCCCAGAACATCCACAACCTCCCCCAGAACATCCACAACCTCCCCCAAAACATCCACAACCTCCCCCAGAACATCCATAACCTCTCCTAGAACATCCACAACCTTCCCCCCCCCAGAACATCCACAACCTCCCCCAGAACATCCATAACCTCCCACAAGAACATCCACACACCCCCAGAACATCCACAACCTCCCCCCCCCAGAACATCCACAACCTCCCCCCCAGAACATCCACAACCTCCCCCCAAAACATCCACAACCTCCCCCACAACATCCACAACCTCCCCCACAACATCCacaacctcccccccccccagaacATCCACAACCTCCCCCAGAACATCCACAACCTCCCCCAAAACATCCACAACCTCCCCCCCCAGAACATCCATAACCTCCCCCCAGAACATCCACAACCTCCCCCCCCCAGAACATCCACAACCTCCCCCAGAACATCCATAACCTCCCCCCAGAACAtccacaacccccccccccagaacATCCACAACCTCCCCCAGAACATCCACAACCTCCCCCCCCAGAACATCCACAACCTCCCCCAGAACATTATCAACCTCCCCCCAGAACATCCACAACCTCCCCCAGAACATCCACAACCTCCCCCAGAACATCCACAACCTCCCCCCAGAACATCCGCAACCTCCCCCAGAACATCCACAACCTCCCCCCGAACATCCACAACCTCCCCCAGAACATCCATAACCTCCCCCCAGAACATCCACAACCTCCCCCAGAACATCCATAACCTCCCCCCAGAACATCCACAACCTCCCCCCCCCAGAACATCCACAACCTCCCCCAGAACATCCACAACCTCCCCCCAGAACATCCACAACCTCCTCCCAGAACATCcacaccccccccccagaaCATCCACAACCTCCCCCCAGAACATCCACAACCTCCCCCAGAACATCCACAACCTCCCCCCAGAACATCCACAACCTCTCCCCCCCCGAACATCCACAACCTCCCCCAGAACATCCACAACTTCCCCCAGAACATCCACAACCTCCCCCAGAACATCCACAACCTCTCCCCCAGAACATCCACACACCCCCGAACATCCACAACCTCCCCCCCCCAGAACATTCACAACCTCACCCCAGAACATCCACAACCTCCCCCAGAACACCCACAACCTCCCCCAGAACACCCACAACCTCCCCCCCAGAACATCCACAACTTCCCCCAGAACATCCACAACCTCCCCCAGAACATCCACAACCTCTCCCCCAGAACATCCACACACCCCCGAACATCCacaacctccccccccccccagaacaTCCACAACCTCACCCCAGAACATCCACAACCTCCCCCAGAACACCCACAACCTCCCCCAGAACACCCACAACCTCCCCCCCAGAACATCCACAACCTCCCCCAGAACATCCACAACCTCCCCCAAAACATCCACAACCTCCCCCTCCAGAACATCCACAACCTCCCCCAGAACATCCATAACCTCTCCTAGAACATCCACAACCTTCCCCCCCCCCAGAACATCCACAACCTCCCCCAGAACATCCATAACCTCCCCCAGAACATCCACACACACCCAGAACATCCACAACCTCCCCCAGAACATCCACAACCTCCCCCAGAACAGAACATCCACAACCTCCCCCAGAACATCCACAACCTCCCCCCAGAACATCCACAACCTTCCCCAGAACATCCACAACCTCCCCCCAGAACATCCACAACCTCCCCCACAACATCCACAACCTCCCCCCCCCCAGAACATCCACAACCTCCCCCAGAACATCTACAACCTCCCCCAAAACATCCACAACCTCCCCCCAGAACATCCACAACCTCCCCCAGAACATCCATAACCTCCCCCCAGAACATCCacaacctcccccccccccagaacATCCACAACCTCCCCCCAGAACATCCACAACCTCCCCCCCCCAGAACATCCACAACCTCCCCCAGAACATCCATAACCTCCCCCCAGAACATCCATAACCTCCCCCCAGAACATCCACAACCCCCCCCAGAACATCCACAACCTCCCCCAGAACATCCACAACCTCCCCCCCAGAACATCCACAACCTCCCCCAGAACATCCATAACCTCCCCCCAGAACATCCACAACCTCCCCCCCCCAGAACATCCACAACCTCCCCCAGAACATCCATAACCTCCCCCCAGAACAtccacaacccccccccccccagaacaTCCACAACCTCCCCCAGAACATCCACAACCTCCCCCCCAGAACATCCACAACCTCCCCCAGAACATCTACAACCACCCCCAGAACATCCATAACCTCACCCCAGAACATCCACAACCTCCCCCAGAACATCCATAACCTCCCCCCAGAACATCCacaacctcccccccccccagaacatccacaacctcccccagaacatccacaacctccccccagaacatccacaacctcctcccagaacatccacaaccccccccccccccagaacaTCTACAACCTCCCCCCAGAACATCCACAACCTCCCCCAGAACATCCACAACCTCCCCCCAGAACATCCACAACCTCCTCCCAGAACAtccacaacccccccccccccccagaacaTCTACAACCTCCCCCCAGAACATCCACAACCTCCCCCAGAACATCCACAACCTCTCCCCAGAACATCCACAACCTCCCCCCAGAACATCCACAACCTCCCCCCCCGAACATCCACAACCTCTCCCCCCCCGAACATCCACAACCTCCCCCAGAACATCCACAACTTCCCCCAGAACATCCACAACCTCCCCCAGAACATCCACAACCTTTCCCCAGAACATCCACAAAAGTTCGAGTAAAACCAAAGTGGACCAGAGATTATGTCATGTCACAGTAGTCAACCACTCCAGACTGGATGCAGAGAGCCACTTACATACAGAAAATAGTTGATACTGGGactgttttacggcgtgaccgtgtttgagggcgaagcaaacaaattttggcattagtatctctATCCAACacaggacaaaaataacccgaagttagcacgcggacggagctgtatcaaagcatccttttggacatttgatccgcctatatattgaacgcgggaaatataacgcaattgatgtaaacagtacattgtgacgtcatgttcAGCGttgttatttagcaaatttacaaacatagcgtttgaaccacaacaacaaacatggcgttaatcgtggagtgattatatgtgattaagaaaataagatttacatgcttttacgaattttatgtaacatctcagagtgacgtgaactagggtagacgagattcaaaatggagaaatacatgtccacgcgctttTATTCGAATCGACGTCATTAGTACCCAAaatttcaagttccataggtatggtttaatttttcattattttcctatattttccttttaaacatgtatatacgtgttacctataagGAGatctccgctctcacggcccttcgggccgtgagagttcttcgccctctaatatgttttacggcgtgaccgtgtttgagggcgaagcaaaaaagttttgacattagtatctatatccaatacaggacaaaaacaacccgaagttagcgtggagcgctggctcgtactgcgagctctaatgactagagcgtggaaaataatccgagctaaatctcaacctctaacaagaattttttttgacgccaatcccagaagtccctcgtacaaaatggcggatggttcgattcgtaaaataataataaaaaaaatctttgaagtattacaaacctttcttatatgaaaggaaaggatgacaatcatattcttccgcctttctttttaaaatattgtctaaagaaatgtaaacagtcacgtcacaacgaccaggctacgtcacaacacgctcgttgcatttcccgctaaactgattcctacattggcgagaagagcaagacagtaatcctacgtattgacagtgatccagatcagttttccttgttttcaatataaattttttgaaaatgtattcagatatgctgcgctcgccccaacggtcacaccgtaatcataaatcatattatatgattaagaaaataagatttacatgcttttacggattttatgtgtaacatctcagagtgacgtgaactagggtagacgagattcaaaatggaggaataaatgtccacgcgctaatattcgaatcgacgccattggtaccaaacttttcaagttccataggtatggtttaatttttcattattttcctatattttccttttaaacatgtatatacgtgttacctatagggagagctcagCTCTCACGGCCCGTCGGgtcgtgagagggcttcgccctctattactAGGTCAGTCTATGGTACAACATTTCAGTAATAGATATAATGCCCAGCATACTTGTAGtaagtttgtttatttattcttCATTGTAGTCAATCTTTTCCCTTGTAACCTATGTGGTGGAAATAAAGATGAAAACGGGAAACGCATAGACAATTATTTATGAAGTGTGATAAGGAAAACAGTCTTATTCACTATAGTGAGTGGTCGGTACCGGCCCCCTTTACCCATACTGTAAAATCTTCTGTGTAAACCTTCTGTGTAAAACTTTGTGTAAACCTTCTGTGCATAAAATAATTATAACAATACATACGTTGGAattgcaattttattttctaaccAAGATTATAAAATCCGATTTAGATGTAATTGGCCATCCAGTCCAGATACTTGGACACTCTGGTATACACACTTGGGAACGTTCCATCGCAGGTGCTGATGCCCCATGAGGTAACTCCGGCCAACATGTAAGCACCATTTTTCGAGCAGACGTAGGGACCCCCACTGTCTCCCTGAAATTCAGTAAAAATAGATTATGGTAAGTGAGTTACAGATGAAGTGCTATCTTCCTTTAGTGCAGTAAGTACTAGAGGGGATCATAAAGACGTCCATACTGTCTTGTATGTATATTAcattatgtctatatatatatattacattatgtgtatgtatattacagtgtgtgtatgtatattacagtatatttatgtatattacattatgtctatatatatattacattatgtgtatgtatattacagtgtgtgtatgtatattacagtatatttatgtatattacattatgtctatatatattacataatatctatgtacatgttgtatattatAGTATGTCTATGTATATTacagtgtgtgtatgtatattacATTATGTCTATGTATATTATTACAGTATGTCTATGTATATTATAGTATATATTATTACAGTATGTAGAAATTGCAACATCATGTATTTGAATTGTGTTTTAGCACTGAACAACTAACTTACATTGCAAGCAGATTTACTCGGTTCAAAAGGGCAGATATGGGTATCATAAATGGCGGCGCCGTTGACATATGACCAGCGAGATTGACACTCAGTATTCGCGATATTAGTCATCTGAGCTTCCATCAAAACGTCGGAAGTGGGGCCACCTAGAATAGAAATTTCTAACAATagtaatatgcatgtaattttgcgtcgtattatatattttgtttttacaaaccACCAATCGAATTTAAAATTCCAgaattatatctatatacatacgttgtcatatacagtaaaacacacttatagcaaagtgctggggacaaacattTTGCATTCGTTATAAACGCTATTCTTTATATCCAGTTAGTTcacatgttttaaaactacttGGAATAAAAGACACTTTGCTGTAGGCGTGAATTCTTTATAAACGTGTTCGCTGTATCCGTGTTTTACTGTTcagtatttattgtgtgctgaagGACATGAGTTTTGAACACACACTCTCTCTACAGGAAATTGACGTCTTCATggtgagaaatacatgtacctcctGAAGTTCTCCCCCACCCCGTGATGTAGCAGTCAGGGTTGTTGGTGAAGTCCTCGTTAGAGTCAGTAGGTAAGGTGGCCAGTTTAATGTCTCCTCCTAAGGTAAAAGGTGAGTCCAGTTCCAACAGGGCTATGTCGTTAGGGAAACCGGCACCGCTGGAGGAGTACTGTGGATGCTATAAATGTATAGACAAGTTATGGTTAAATGTCAAAATAAAGCATAATAGCATTATAAAGACTTTCTTGATTTTCCCCATCTATTGCCATTTGATATCATGCATGTTGGATTAATCGACAGACATTATGTACTCGATCCTAACTGTCGTTCCgggaaaagagagagagagacgaaCATCTAATAATGACCTGAATACTTAAGAAGATCGAGTTTCTATAAATGTAATTAAGAATTGTACCATTATTATTCTACTGATGGCGCTAGTTGCCCCCGTTTCGCTCACTCTATGGATACCAGCTTCAATCCGCAAATTTCTACGTACTTGCCCACTGCAGTTATAAGAATAAATGTTTCTTAGAATAACAAACGTTAAAACAATCAAAGAATTTATCAATGACCAAATTATTTTGACATTCATGTGCCAAGAACAAGTATCCAACTTACTCAACACAGTGTGCAGCAGTGACAACCAAGTTTGGTCTGACAAGAGATCCTCCACAAATATGATACACGTTTTGAGATTGTTGTAATTGGAGGGACACCTGCCATGGCCATGCTCCTGGGGAGGCTTGCTGACCATTCACGATACGTGGGAAATAGTCCTGAAACTTAATGAGTTCACGTATTTCACTACTTCTAGCGGGTGTGTTAGGTTAACGTTATTCAATGAATGAGACAACAAAATATAGAGTAGTATTGAACTTTGTCATGTAGATTTCATCAACgattgaaaaacaaattatcTAATATTGACATTTTCTCGATCGGTCAATATGATTAGAAACGAGAAAGAGGTATaacgcacttggtatgcaatttcgcctacataaatacctttttattgaatatcattttttacaaatattctgctatacaatgtcagtttatacttgtgtttacccaaattacttaataaagatatcgatatgttgatagtatatttatttgacaagcataaacatcaccgtgattatatagagtatatggtagatgtaacgtaatgggcaaacaaaattgcaaactgttgcaaaaggccaccttaaacaagaaataaaacactgaagttGTTTTACCTGCTTATGACTGTATATAAGTccgtttgaggaaatttggtttaaggtggccctcttgttgaaaatggataaaatatgaaaaaatcgttctcaaaatttaccttgagatttagcagcctgtcaaaagttaaacctttaaacttacaagcctgggtggcctagtggtttaggtgctcggtaatcttacacttaaaCCGTACATTCcccgagttcaagtccaatatttttccaatctattttttttttttttttgcttttcattttttggggtcgttttcttgggggggggggggggggggggggggtaaatgtgatacatatattataacaaatattagtcattttcatcataacttctaatatttgcaagttacgacttaaagaaaggGAATTCATTCCGAGAGCATTGTAGTTCCgcttgtttacactaacatgttcctgtgtgcacacgAATTTCAAACCAttatgtggctgacgaaaagctaaacaaatactacaagaaaaaagacacaaatgcacagcatgtaataagtaaaaataagtcaagggaggaaaataactgttatacagtttgacttaaaaaaaaacaaaaaaaaaaaaaactcatgtagcaactgtcatatgatatttaggcaaaaataaacactcgaattatcaaccaaaggcaaatgaactgatgacatctattaaaggcgctgcagtcatgtcagaacagtgagttaagtaatgccatatgtagggttgttgtgtaatatgaatgcacaggtctatgaaaatattgtactgttcatcattccaaatagggaaatggtttattaagtaaagaacgactcgtataaatgtcagtaatgctaaactgcggcagttatttattttggttaacgaaacatcaaaaacgttggccttatattcaaatataacacgccagtctattattggaaaccggtgttttccctttagatttctgagtcggccgtatcgtcagcaaatgcgctatacctctttatCTGGACCATCGAAGAATAATGAATCGATTCATTTTAGAAGTTtctaatttaaattttgatccgatgttgcaaaaataaaatgttaaattcATCTCGGAGTCACGTGGAGGTGAATGTAGCGTTTTGTTTCGGTAGAGTCGCAGCCAATCGCAaagctaggaattattcatgATGAATAAACAATTCCTGCGATTCTAATAATTTTCTACTCAGCGAATACCATACTTTACAGATAGTTAAAGCATTGCATTGcccaaaaatgaaaaagtgaataatattaaactatttttgattgtttcttgaaatatattttctttaccGGTAATAGACAATGTCACTCCCGTGATGAGCTAATCtcgtaaaattcaaaatatgacaATGTTGAAAAACTTAGTAGTTACTTTTTTAACCACAGGTGTTTGTGGAGAAGACTTCCAGTCACATTTTCTTACCCTGTCTTGTTGAATGGTAAATGTCATGGGTAATTTGCGTGTTTCTTTCGCACAAATATTTAACCTACgtactgtttttatttttaacaaccccaaaaacaaacaaatctcGCATAAACACCGTGTTCATAAATGTCCTTTCTTTACAAAGGTACCAAAATTAAGAATAATACCAGAGGGGTTGCCGAACAGATGGGGTGGGGTTACCGAACGTTCTATCCACAAACACCTGTTGTTTTAgactatatgtatatgtaataagCTTTTACTACCTTTGGTTTTAAAGCCAGCTCACGTAATATTTCCTTTGCAGGCTGGTAAATTTTAGGCTCCATAGCCGCACCTTTAACAAAGAactcattaaaacattttatacgCTGGATAACCCTCTGAGAAATTCAGTAATGACATGATCCATGTCTGAGAAATTCAGTAATGTCATGATCCATGCCTGAGAAA
Coding sequences:
- the LOC125658628 gene encoding fibrinolytic enzyme, isozyme C-like isoform X1 → MKVAVIVAFLSLSCAAMEPKIYQPAKEILRELALKPKFQDYFPRIVNGQQASPGAWPWQVSLQLQQSQNVYHICGGSLVRPNLVVTAAHCVDGQVRRNLRIEAGIHRVSETGATSAISRIIMHPQYSSSGAGFPNDIALLELDSPFTLGGDIKLATLPTDSNEDFTNNPDCYITGWGRTSGGGPTSDVLMEAQMTNIANTECQSRWSYVNGAAIYDTHICPFEPSKSACNGDSGGPYVCSKNGAYMLAGVTSWGISTCDGTFPSVYTRVSKYLDWMANYI
- the LOC125658628 gene encoding fibrinolytic enzyme, isozyme C-like isoform X2 gives rise to the protein MKVAVIVAFLSLSCAAMEPKIYQPAKEILRELALKPKDYFPRIVNGQQASPGAWPWQVSLQLQQSQNVYHICGGSLVRPNLVVTAAHCVDGQVRRNLRIEAGIHRVSETGATSAISRIIMHPQYSSSGAGFPNDIALLELDSPFTLGGDIKLATLPTDSNEDFTNNPDCYITGWGRTSGGGPTSDVLMEAQMTNIANTECQSRWSYVNGAAIYDTHICPFEPSKSACNGDSGGPYVCSKNGAYMLAGVTSWGISTCDGTFPSVYTRVSKYLDWMANYI